From a single Gimesia fumaroli genomic region:
- a CDS encoding transglutaminase-like domain-containing protein: MNAQRTIAFTMLSLEAAIFGILSETLFFSASIVILAALSYFPILHFPFSRRQVFWTTSMLAVLFMVKYMLSQHEFTLDQMAIRTPLAYAAAQFVMTVQLRQLFDRHFVPFLPISFPLFGVVVFILTGDILIHSSRGLYYQILVFIYVMLTGVFCQLGHAVREESKKQKKKWSVYVIRANVFVVVWLLAWLTATGLDRYERELDQLYYRLIEPRTSGIASRAGFSSISKLGSLTKQFDSGSEQVRLRVKSTDEPGYLRGRAFVQFFNSEWHSEVGSHNAPIIAVPPAGVKTDILQEGTWFQIGQANSSNWIEFQIWTDVPGHIFAPLNTPLVHAVADSLQFDSQDVLTSRSLERGYPYLLFFPRNQLPHRPESEQSLKRLLQLPYDISPEIKQLADKIFAGCKTSAQKIERIQTYFPNNYQYELGISVPPGKDPLTYFLLEKPNAHCEYFASGTALLLRLAGVPCRYVTGYVVRERNHYDQFWIARNRHAHAWVEAWDDQRGWVTVESTPSAGQPEYYAPSSAKQYWESFIGQFSRLKTALQQGQWILALSEAQLPLVLLVCGVALWFGFRWLIRLCRRRLQERAAFREEPLYIQELHLLLAQMDRLMGKHQLVRMPGETLMQFSRRIESQGASEWYQAYASSRFMPESVATKELIVQLKRQLQEIRNQKSLA, from the coding sequence ATGAATGCGCAACGTACCATCGCATTCACGATGCTCAGCCTGGAAGCGGCCATCTTTGGGATCCTCTCGGAAACGCTGTTTTTCTCTGCCAGTATCGTGATACTGGCTGCCTTGTCGTATTTCCCGATTTTGCATTTTCCATTTTCACGTCGTCAGGTCTTTTGGACGACCAGTATGTTGGCCGTGCTGTTTATGGTGAAATACATGCTCTCGCAGCATGAGTTCACACTGGATCAAATGGCAATTCGAACGCCTTTAGCGTATGCGGCTGCACAATTTGTAATGACCGTCCAACTCCGCCAGCTGTTTGATCGTCACTTTGTTCCTTTTCTGCCGATTTCATTTCCTTTATTCGGCGTTGTTGTGTTCATTCTGACCGGAGATATCCTGATTCACAGTTCACGAGGCCTGTATTATCAGATTCTTGTTTTTATTTATGTGATGCTGACAGGGGTCTTTTGCCAATTAGGGCATGCTGTTCGGGAAGAAAGCAAAAAGCAGAAAAAAAAGTGGTCTGTTTATGTCATCCGTGCAAACGTCTTTGTAGTGGTCTGGTTGTTAGCCTGGCTGACGGCGACTGGCTTGGATCGTTATGAGCGTGAGTTGGATCAACTGTACTATCGTCTGATTGAACCGCGCACTTCCGGGATCGCGTCTCGTGCCGGATTTTCATCCATTTCAAAACTGGGCAGTCTGACGAAACAGTTTGATTCGGGTTCCGAGCAGGTTCGCTTACGTGTTAAATCGACTGATGAACCAGGCTACTTGCGGGGTCGCGCTTTTGTGCAGTTTTTTAACTCGGAATGGCATTCGGAAGTCGGGAGTCACAACGCGCCAATCATCGCCGTCCCGCCCGCGGGCGTCAAAACTGATATCCTGCAAGAGGGAACCTGGTTCCAGATCGGGCAGGCGAATTCTTCCAACTGGATTGAATTTCAAATTTGGACTGATGTGCCCGGTCATATTTTTGCCCCATTGAATACACCTTTGGTCCATGCTGTTGCCGATAGCCTGCAGTTCGATAGCCAGGATGTGTTAACATCGCGATCATTGGAACGCGGTTATCCGTATCTGCTGTTTTTTCCGCGTAACCAACTGCCCCATCGGCCGGAATCAGAGCAGTCTCTAAAACGACTGTTACAACTTCCGTATGACATTTCTCCCGAAATCAAACAATTGGCAGACAAGATTTTTGCCGGCTGCAAAACGTCTGCTCAGAAAATCGAACGCATTCAAACCTATTTTCCAAACAACTATCAATATGAATTAGGCATCTCGGTTCCCCCCGGCAAAGACCCGTTGACCTACTTTTTGCTCGAGAAACCAAACGCACATTGTGAATATTTTGCATCAGGCACAGCCCTGTTGCTAAGGCTGGCTGGAGTTCCCTGTCGTTATGTCACGGGTTATGTTGTCCGCGAACGAAATCACTATGATCAATTCTGGATTGCCCGTAACAGGCATGCGCATGCCTGGGTCGAGGCCTGGGATGATCAACGGGGCTGGGTTACAGTTGAGTCCACACCCTCCGCCGGACAACCCGAATATTACGCTCCCAGTTCAGCCAAACAGTATTGGGAGTCGTTTATCGGACAATTTTCCCGCTTGAAAACCGCCCTGCAGCAAGGGCAGTGGATCCTGGCACTCTCAGAGGCACAACTCCCTTTGGTATTATTGGTTTGTGGTGTGGCTCTCTGGTTTGGTTTTCGTTGGCTTATTCGCCTCTGTCGCAGACGATTGCAGGAACGAGCTGCATTTCGGGAGGAACCGCTGTATATTCAGGAACTGCACCTATTGTTGGCACAGATGGATCGTCTGATGGGGAAACATCAGCTTGTAAGAATGCCCGGCGAGACATTGATGCAGTTTTCCCGGCGGATTGAAAGCCAAGGTGCTTCCGAATGGTATCAGGCTTATGCCAGTAGTCGCTTCATGCCGGAAAGTGTAGCCACTAAAGAGTTAATCGTTCAGTTGAAGCGGCAGTTGCAGGAAATTCGTAACCAAAAATCACTCGCCTGA
- a CDS encoding sigma-54-dependent transcriptional regulator: MSKLLIVDDEESICWGLSQLGESHGHQVMMASTAEQALSLAEENRPDVVVMDVRLPGMDGLTAMQGLYDRIGPVPVIVITAYGDLQTAVEAVRKGAFDYIVKPFDLNQMEQVLDKAINESQREEHMPGETRQVEGLVGSTPEMQDVFKSIALVAGSEASVLLSGESGTGKELAAQAIHRFSERASGPFVAVNIASLSENLAESELFGHAQGAFTGAESARVGFLEQADQGTLFLDEVADIPISIQIKLLRALEEGEVLPVGSNQRVKTSFRVIAATHRNLESLIKQGKFRHDLYFRLCTFQIEIPPLRKRVGDIRVLAEFFLERFVDLQTGMQHRLSSEAIAELERRPWYGNVRELRNAIEHAALRARGGTILPEDLPSPVSKSFLGMDESEAGSDAQVATLLKQWAELQLTDPEQASDIYEKLLALVEPPVMEIALEKFHGQCAPAARCLGLHRTTLSKKLKQYGIENS; encoded by the coding sequence GTGTCGAAACTACTAATTGTTGATGATGAAGAATCGATCTGCTGGGGGCTCAGCCAGCTAGGTGAGAGCCACGGCCATCAGGTGATGATGGCTTCGACCGCAGAACAGGCATTGAGCCTGGCCGAAGAGAATCGCCCTGATGTGGTGGTGATGGATGTTCGTCTGCCTGGTATGGATGGTTTAACCGCCATGCAGGGGCTCTATGATCGGATTGGCCCGGTGCCTGTGATCGTGATTACTGCTTATGGAGATTTGCAGACGGCAGTCGAAGCTGTGCGTAAAGGAGCCTTCGATTATATTGTCAAGCCGTTCGATTTGAACCAGATGGAGCAGGTACTGGATAAAGCCATCAATGAGTCGCAGCGCGAAGAACACATGCCCGGCGAAACCCGCCAGGTAGAAGGTCTTGTCGGCTCAACACCGGAGATGCAAGACGTGTTCAAGTCGATAGCGCTGGTTGCCGGCTCGGAAGCGAGTGTGCTGCTGTCCGGAGAAAGCGGAACGGGCAAAGAGTTGGCGGCGCAGGCCATTCATCGATTCAGTGAACGTGCTTCCGGTCCTTTTGTAGCTGTGAATATTGCCTCGCTCAGTGAAAATCTGGCAGAAAGTGAACTGTTCGGCCACGCGCAAGGAGCTTTCACCGGCGCCGAATCGGCGCGGGTCGGGTTCCTTGAGCAGGCCGATCAGGGAACATTATTTCTGGATGAAGTCGCCGATATTCCCATTTCGATTCAGATCAAACTCTTAAGGGCCCTTGAAGAGGGCGAAGTCCTGCCGGTCGGATCAAATCAGCGCGTTAAAACCAGTTTTCGAGTGATTGCCGCTACGCACCGCAATCTGGAATCATTGATCAAACAAGGGAAATTTCGCCACGATCTCTATTTTCGCTTGTGCACATTTCAGATCGAGATCCCTCCTTTGAGAAAACGTGTCGGCGATATTCGCGTGCTCGCCGAATTTTTTCTGGAACGGTTTGTCGACCTCCAGACTGGCATGCAACACCGTTTAAGTTCCGAAGCGATTGCCGAACTCGAACGGCGCCCCTGGTATGGCAATGTACGTGAATTGCGAAATGCGATTGAGCATGCAGCGCTCCGCGCACGGGGCGGAACGATTCTTCCTGAGGATTTACCGTCCCCCGTTTCCAAATCATTCCTGGGAATGGATGAATCCGAGGCAGGCTCCGATGCGCAAGTTGCGACATTGCTGAAGCAGTGGGCTGAACTACAACTGACTGATCCGGAACAGGCATCGGATATTTATGAGAAACTGCTGGCTTTGGTCGAGCCTCCCGTAATGGAAATTGCTTTAGAAAAATTCCATGGACAATGTGCGCCGGCTGCTCGTTGTCTGGGCTTGCATCGGACCACACTAAGTAAGAAACTGAAACAGTACGGAATTGAAAATAGTTGA
- a CDS encoding DUF58 domain-containing protein, translated as MHVSEYDPYSPTIRKKDSFTNRLLLVRMHKHYWYYRVTYPGKILLFAFFLSGVGTISVSVPIYNLFSVLMALILIDGIVSWIFRPHCDLRGDFPAQTTAGQPAVGHFTVTNKGWLPIYDLAVSFRWLEKPLSQTDRDDTLDYLPRGESVDMTVTIDAPQRGFYALPKLGVHTLFPFHLNRSGSAALPGKSLLVLPAFHQLTSVDLPVGSKFQPGGIALTSNVGESPEYVGNREYVPGEPARRLDFRSWARLGKPVVREYQEEYYCRIALILDTYMPNDSWLVRKLKSLRQRYQPKTDYGQSMNVLEAGISLTASIADALSRGEYLIDLFAAGPELYVFRAGRHTAHFDNVLEILSCVDRCPDDPFETIGPAVFEELSNVSTAVCIFLDWDEQREKMARAVLDSGSSLKTIIIHEGETTKPYNSDEFGQAWHFTPDKIAKGKVESL; from the coding sequence ATGCATGTCTCGGAATACGATCCTTATTCACCCACGATCCGAAAAAAAGATTCGTTTACGAATCGCCTGCTGCTAGTGCGCATGCATAAGCATTACTGGTACTACCGGGTGACGTATCCGGGAAAAATTCTGTTGTTCGCGTTTTTTCTGTCTGGTGTCGGTACGATTTCTGTATCGGTTCCCATCTATAATCTGTTCAGCGTGCTGATGGCACTGATATTGATCGACGGAATCGTGTCCTGGATTTTTCGTCCCCACTGTGATCTTCGAGGAGATTTTCCCGCACAGACAACAGCCGGGCAACCGGCGGTTGGGCATTTTACCGTGACAAACAAGGGCTGGTTGCCGATTTACGATCTGGCGGTTTCCTTTCGCTGGCTGGAAAAACCGCTCTCGCAAACTGACCGGGATGATACGCTGGATTATCTGCCGCGCGGAGAATCCGTCGATATGACTGTGACCATTGATGCACCCCAAAGAGGGTTTTACGCGCTACCCAAATTAGGTGTGCATACCCTGTTTCCCTTTCATCTCAACCGTTCAGGCAGCGCCGCACTTCCGGGGAAGTCGCTGCTGGTATTGCCCGCCTTTCATCAACTGACGAGCGTCGATTTACCGGTTGGCAGTAAATTTCAGCCTGGTGGAATCGCATTGACTTCCAATGTAGGAGAGTCTCCTGAATATGTTGGGAATCGCGAATATGTTCCCGGTGAACCGGCACGCCGACTCGATTTTCGTTCGTGGGCTCGATTGGGAAAGCCGGTCGTACGCGAATATCAGGAAGAGTACTATTGCCGGATTGCCTTGATTCTTGATACGTATATGCCTAACGATTCGTGGCTGGTCCGCAAGTTAAAGAGCCTTCGTCAGCGTTATCAGCCCAAAACTGATTATGGGCAATCTATGAATGTGCTGGAAGCGGGGATCAGCCTGACTGCTTCTATCGCGGATGCTTTATCCCGCGGGGAGTATCTGATTGACCTGTTCGCTGCCGGCCCGGAATTATATGTATTTCGGGCAGGGCGACACACGGCGCACTTTGATAATGTGCTGGAAATTCTTTCCTGTGTTGATCGTTGTCCCGATGACCCCTTCGAGACCATCGGTCCGGCGGTTTTTGAAGAATTATCCAATGTCTCGACGGCAGTCTGCATTTTCCTGGATTGGGACGAACAACGCGAAAAAATGGCACGGGCTGTTTTGGATTCCGGATCTAGCCTGAAAACAATTATCATTCATGAGGGAGAAACAACAAAACCTTACAATTCCGATGAGTTCGGTCAGGCTTGGCACTTCACACCGGATAAAATCGCCAAGGGGAAGGTGGAATCATTATGA
- a CDS encoding sulfatase produces MSRSIILLTITLLALEGSLAFAAEKKSRPLNFVFILVDDLGYMDVGCNNPDTFYETPHINQLAKTGMRFTNGYAANPVCSPTRYSIMTGKYPTRVDATNFFSGKRAGKFLPAPLNDKMPLDEITIAEALKEHGYSTFFAGKWHLGPTEEFWPENQGFDINRAGWTRGGPYGGKKYFSPYGNPRLTDGPDGEHLPDRLATETAKFIDAHREQPFFAYLAFYSVHTPLMGPKPLVAKYQAKAKRLGLTGQEEFADEEQVFPVKEKRRVRILQNHAVYAAMVESMDRAVGKVLKQLDASGVADNTVVMLTADNGGLSTSEGSPTSNLPLRGGKGWLYEGGIREVFLVRWPGGTKPGSTCDEPVITTDFYPTILDLAGLPAKPEQHRDGVSLKPLLTGQSQLKRDALYWHYPHYSNQGGIPGGAIRKGDWKLIERFEDGRAQLYNLKQDLGERTDLASKETQRVSDMRQQLHRWYQETDAKFLRAKPNGPEPWQPEN; encoded by the coding sequence ATGTCGCGCTCCATTATTCTGTTGACGATTACGTTGCTGGCTCTTGAGGGCTCGTTGGCGTTTGCTGCTGAAAAAAAGTCAAGGCCGTTGAACTTTGTGTTCATTCTGGTAGATGATCTCGGCTACATGGATGTCGGTTGTAATAATCCGGACACATTTTATGAAACGCCACATATCAACCAGTTGGCGAAAACCGGTATGCGTTTTACGAATGGCTATGCCGCCAATCCGGTTTGCAGTCCCACACGTTACAGCATCATGACCGGAAAATATCCGACGCGCGTTGATGCCACCAACTTCTTTTCCGGGAAGCGAGCCGGCAAATTTCTGCCCGCACCGCTGAACGACAAGATGCCCTTAGATGAAATCACCATCGCGGAAGCCCTCAAAGAACACGGCTACTCTACGTTTTTCGCCGGGAAGTGGCATCTGGGACCAACCGAAGAGTTCTGGCCTGAAAACCAGGGCTTTGATATCAACCGGGCAGGTTGGACTCGGGGCGGCCCCTATGGTGGGAAAAAATATTTCTCCCCGTATGGAAATCCCCGTTTGACTGACGGACCTGATGGAGAGCATCTGCCCGATCGTCTGGCCACAGAAACGGCAAAATTCATCGACGCACATCGCGAGCAACCCTTCTTCGCATATCTTGCCTTTTATTCGGTGCACACTCCGTTGATGGGGCCCAAGCCTCTGGTTGCCAAATATCAGGCGAAAGCAAAGCGACTGGGTTTAACCGGGCAGGAAGAATTTGCCGATGAAGAGCAGGTCTTTCCCGTCAAAGAAAAGCGGCGCGTTAGAATCCTGCAAAACCATGCCGTCTATGCGGCGATGGTGGAATCCATGGATCGGGCTGTGGGCAAAGTGTTGAAACAGCTGGACGCTTCAGGCGTAGCGGACAATACCGTAGTCATGTTGACCGCAGATAACGGCGGCTTGAGTACTTCGGAAGGTTCGCCGACCTCGAACCTGCCTTTGAGAGGGGGCAAGGGTTGGTTGTATGAAGGAGGCATTCGCGAAGTCTTTCTGGTTCGTTGGCCCGGTGGAACAAAACCTGGGAGCACGTGTGATGAACCAGTTATCACGACCGATTTTTATCCCACGATTCTGGATCTGGCGGGACTGCCTGCAAAGCCGGAGCAACATCGGGACGGCGTCAGTCTCAAGCCTTTATTGACAGGGCAGTCTCAGTTGAAGCGAGATGCGTTGTACTGGCATTATCCACATTACTCCAATCAGGGGGGCATCCCAGGGGGTGCAATCCGCAAGGGAGACTGGAAACTGATTGAGCGCTTCGAAGATGGTCGCGCGCAGCTCTATAACCTGAAGCAGGATCTCGGAGAACGGACCGATCTGGCATCCAAAGAGACGCAGCGCGTCTCTGATATGCGTCAACAACTGCATCGTTGGTATCAGGAAACGGATGCCAAGTTTTTACGTGCGAAGCCGAACGGACCAGAGCCCTGGCAACCTGAGAACTGA
- a CDS encoding metallophosphoesterase: MRTLLLLLSVFFVPHIVSSAEIQRIWLTHKSNQPDKIVVNWLTDQPGDSVVSYGLTPETMETRRLEETTTLHHVEIPLTHQNATYHYSVKTRHQRSDVNTFKAYPTDTLRAAIVADWQSKPDLSSLIKEDVHLLLTAGDNIRNLWQTCGAGERACIKPYIELIDTYPELFQSTPFMPILGNHDREVHPRGKTRPAHAVYDVEATAFRRFFELPNEEWKWHFDLPEFDLRFIGLDFNHISDFGTTWQTCHAFDRNSDQYRWYESLTAKAPGKVVTLYNERNANIRNQLGGGWHQLFQRGTICVTGFGYYAERAEWEGLTYYNTSLSGTGTQYADPHSRFLAGKDGYLLLTCNRSSGMMTAELKSLKNEVLDRQTFPSSARESSKP, translated from the coding sequence ATGCGAACTCTGCTGCTTTTACTCAGTGTCTTTTTTGTACCGCACATCGTTTCTTCTGCTGAGATTCAACGGATCTGGTTAACTCATAAATCGAATCAGCCAGATAAAATCGTTGTTAACTGGCTGACCGATCAGCCCGGTGATTCTGTTGTGAGTTATGGCCTGACACCTGAGACCATGGAAACCAGGCGGCTGGAAGAAACGACGACACTGCATCACGTCGAAATACCTCTCACGCATCAGAATGCAACATATCACTACTCGGTAAAAACAAGACACCAGCGTTCTGATGTGAATACATTTAAAGCCTACCCGACTGACACACTGCGGGCTGCGATTGTTGCTGACTGGCAGTCAAAACCCGATTTATCCAGTCTGATTAAAGAAGATGTCCACCTGTTGTTGACCGCCGGTGATAACATCCGCAATCTCTGGCAGACTTGCGGAGCTGGAGAGCGCGCGTGTATCAAACCATACATTGAACTGATCGATACGTACCCGGAGTTATTTCAATCGACGCCCTTCATGCCGATTCTCGGAAATCATGACCGCGAGGTTCATCCGCGTGGTAAAACACGGCCCGCACACGCAGTCTATGATGTGGAAGCGACCGCATTTCGACGGTTCTTTGAACTGCCCAATGAGGAATGGAAATGGCACTTCGATCTCCCGGAGTTTGATCTCCGCTTCATAGGCCTCGACTTCAACCATATTTCGGACTTCGGCACAACGTGGCAAACCTGTCATGCGTTCGACCGGAATTCCGATCAATACCGCTGGTATGAGTCACTCACAGCCAAAGCGCCGGGAAAGGTTGTCACGCTTTACAACGAGCGGAATGCGAATATTCGCAATCAGCTTGGGGGAGGCTGGCACCAGCTGTTTCAGAGAGGGACCATCTGTGTGACCGGCTTTGGTTACTATGCCGAGCGCGCTGAATGGGAGGGACTGACTTACTACAATACATCCCTCAGTGGAACGGGCACACAGTACGCGGACCCGCACTCGCGGTTTCTGGCAGGAAAGGACGGCTATCTATTGCTGACCTGTAATCGAAGCTCAGGAATGATGACCGCTGAGTTAAAGAGCTTGAAGAATGAAGTTTTGGACCGCCAGACATTTCCCAGTTCGGCACGGGAGTCTTCGAAACCATAG
- a CDS encoding AAA family ATPase yields the protein MAQSTLPEQSEKYAQKLSLLRNNLSSVIRGKSESIDMMIVALLSSGSVLMEDVPGTGKTTLAKALARSLDVPFNRVQFTPDLLPTDILGSSIYNPVDGTFHFREGPIFCNILLADEINRASPRTQSALLEAMSESQATIEGVRYLLPSPFFVLATQNPVDFHGTYPLPEAQLDRFLIHLQLGYPDTDHEIEILFAQSTEHPVDHLERVLNHEEVVQMQDQVKTVHVEQSVARYMIDLVNATRNDARLKLGVSPRGSLMLFRAAQAIAFLKGRNYVLPDDVQHMADYVLAHRLILTSKAKYSSITKMDVVSDIVQKVKVPN from the coding sequence ATGGCACAGTCAACCTTGCCGGAACAGAGCGAAAAATACGCTCAAAAACTGAGCCTGTTAAGAAATAATCTCAGTAGCGTGATTCGGGGGAAGTCGGAGAGCATCGATATGATGATCGTCGCGTTGCTCTCTAGTGGGTCTGTGTTGATGGAAGATGTTCCCGGAACGGGGAAAACGACTCTGGCCAAAGCACTCGCACGCTCGCTTGATGTTCCTTTCAATCGTGTGCAGTTTACGCCCGATCTGCTGCCGACGGATATTCTCGGTTCTTCGATTTATAATCCTGTGGATGGCACCTTTCATTTTAGGGAAGGGCCCATTTTTTGTAATATCCTGCTGGCGGATGAAATTAACCGTGCGTCGCCTCGAACGCAATCGGCTCTCTTGGAAGCGATGAGTGAATCGCAGGCCACCATTGAAGGAGTTCGTTACTTACTTCCTTCCCCGTTCTTTGTTCTGGCGACTCAGAATCCGGTTGACTTTCATGGCACCTATCCTTTGCCGGAAGCGCAACTGGACCGTTTTCTGATTCATCTGCAACTGGGTTACCCGGATACAGATCATGAAATCGAAATCCTGTTTGCGCAATCAACCGAGCACCCCGTGGATCATTTGGAACGGGTGCTGAACCATGAAGAGGTTGTGCAAATGCAGGATCAGGTAAAAACCGTGCATGTCGAACAGAGCGTGGCCCGCTATATGATCGATCTGGTGAATGCGACGCGGAACGATGCTCGTCTGAAACTGGGTGTCAGCCCCCGTGGTTCGCTAATGCTGTTCCGTGCGGCGCAGGCGATTGCATTTTTAAAAGGCAGGAATTATGTGCTGCCAGATGATGTGCAGCACATGGCTGACTATGTCTTAGCGCACCGTTTAATTTTAACATCGAAAGCAAAATACAGCAGTATTACCAAAATGGATGTGGTCTCCGATATTGTCCAAAAAGTGAAAGTACCCAATTAG
- a CDS encoding tetratricopeptide repeat protein, translating into MTTNASDLANQKVTPGARKKWIVALIIFLVVLLSSPIWGKGLWVDFFQYRATKNLQARNPESALQWLAYAQSLDDANPRTRILRARSFRKSHDVKQAYEELKAYYQLAGATDEYQQEQWLFNAQIGENADLQRHLSELLINPQGDIQDICETYVNSCVLNYQFNAALQILDLWEADFPEDPLPNFMRGKIYEHSRALKEATDEYQKTLKKDPQYAPAAYSLARVQLTLKKTEPAMQYYETAIANTEYPAPAQVGLARCLRLLNRNEEAKKVLAEVLKKESTQLQKEYQAMGDHKSAANSSAQLEMGNLELAEKNYAAALKWLEPAAQANPIDLAIKNSLALVYSRLGRKQEAKTLSLKIKETNEALEEIQRLLDQIREKPDDAELRYQIGKRYLNYVSEEQGIVWLNSVFRSNPNHGGAHDELARYYEQNLSRGDSFQRLAKTHREQADVQVAKQQPISGSKPEGAKTTETQQTPVSPSLSSEQK; encoded by the coding sequence TTGACAACTAACGCGAGCGACCTGGCAAATCAGAAAGTCACTCCCGGTGCGCGAAAAAAGTGGATCGTTGCGCTCATCATTTTTCTGGTCGTGTTATTGAGTTCTCCGATCTGGGGGAAAGGCCTCTGGGTCGATTTTTTCCAGTATCGTGCCACAAAAAATCTGCAGGCACGAAATCCGGAGAGCGCCCTGCAATGGCTGGCGTATGCGCAGTCGCTGGATGATGCCAATCCCAGGACCAGGATTTTACGCGCGCGGTCGTTCAGAAAGTCACACGATGTTAAACAAGCCTATGAAGAGTTAAAAGCATATTATCAACTCGCTGGTGCGACAGACGAATATCAGCAGGAGCAATGGTTGTTCAATGCGCAGATTGGTGAGAATGCTGATTTACAACGGCATTTGAGTGAGTTGCTGATCAACCCCCAAGGCGATATTCAGGATATCTGTGAGACGTATGTCAACAGTTGCGTGTTGAACTATCAATTCAATGCTGCACTTCAAATTCTGGATCTCTGGGAAGCAGATTTTCCAGAGGATCCACTTCCTAATTTTATGCGCGGAAAAATTTACGAACACAGTCGAGCGTTGAAGGAAGCCACCGACGAGTATCAAAAAACGCTCAAGAAAGATCCACAATATGCCCCTGCGGCTTATAGTCTGGCGCGGGTGCAATTGACGCTCAAAAAAACAGAACCTGCCATGCAGTATTATGAAACGGCAATTGCGAATACAGAATATCCGGCACCCGCTCAAGTGGGGCTGGCACGTTGCTTAAGGTTATTGAATCGCAATGAAGAAGCGAAAAAAGTATTGGCAGAAGTCCTGAAAAAAGAGAGCACACAATTGCAAAAAGAATACCAGGCGATGGGCGATCATAAATCAGCAGCGAATTCTTCCGCCCAACTGGAAATGGGAAACCTGGAGCTGGCCGAAAAAAATTATGCAGCAGCCCTTAAATGGCTGGAACCTGCTGCCCAGGCCAATCCAATCGATCTGGCGATTAAAAATTCACTGGCGCTTGTTTATAGCCGCCTGGGGAGAAAGCAGGAAGCGAAGACACTCAGCCTGAAAATTAAAGAAACAAATGAAGCACTGGAAGAAATTCAACGTCTGTTAGATCAAATCCGAGAGAAGCCCGATGATGCAGAACTGCGATACCAGATTGGCAAACGGTACTTGAACTATGTCTCGGAAGAACAGGGAATTGTCTGGCTCAACAGTGTGTTTCGCTCTAACCCCAACCATGGGGGGGCGCACGACGAGCTGGCCAGATATTATGAACAGAATCTTTCACGTGGAGACAGCTTTCAACGGCTGGCGAAAACTCATCGTGAGCAGGCAGATGTACAAGTGGCAAAACAACAACCGATCTCTGGAAGTAAGCCTGAGGGGGCGAAGACGACTGAAACACAACAAACCCCTGTCAGTCCCTCCTTGTCATCTGAGCAAAAATAG